Proteins from one Ipomoea triloba cultivar NCNSP0323 chromosome 1, ASM357664v1 genomic window:
- the LOC116032861 gene encoding protein BUD31 homolog 2-like, with protein sequence MPKVKTNRVRYPEGWELIEPTLNELQAKMREAENDPHDGKRKCEALWPIFKICHQKSRYIFDLYHRRKEISKELFEFCLDQGYADRNLIAKWKKPGYERLCCLRCMQPRDHNFQTTCVCRVPKHLREEKVIECVHCGCKGCASGD encoded by the exons ATGCCAAAGGTGAAGACAAACCGTGTCAGGTACCCAGAGGGATGGGAATTGATTGAGCCTACTCTAAATGAACTACAAGCCAAGATGAGAGAAG CGGAGAATGACCCGCATGATGGGAAAAGAAAGTGTGAGGCTTTGTGGCCTATCTTTAAAATTTGTCATCAGAAGAGCCGCTACATTTTCGACCTTTACCACAGGAGGAAGGAGATCTCTAAGGAATTATTTGAGTTCTGCTTGGATCAGGGTTATGCAGACCGTAATTTAATCGCGAAGTGGAAAAAG CCTGGCTATGAAAGGCTGTGTTGTTTGAGGTGCATGCAACCTCGGGATCACAACTTCCAAACCACATGTGTTTGCAGAGTCCCTAAGCATCTAAGGGAAGAGAAGGTTATAGAATGTGTGCATTGCGGTTGCAAAGGTTGTGCTAGTGGAGATTGA